One genomic window of Prochlorococcus marinus str. NATL2A includes the following:
- a CDS encoding aminotransferase class I/II-fold pyridoxal phosphate-dependent enzyme — MPEIPNSRIRKLRTWAPGKRSSELIGEDENKNQITLIDLASNDYLDLARHPLLIEAARHTLETDGVGSGGSRFITGSRNIHQKLETKLAEWLDREIVLIYPSGFQANLAAVLALSDRHTTVICDRLIHHSLLVGVKASGAKLFRFKHNNLSELEKLLKKSRQNNPRKQPLVITESLFSMEGTTAPIKEISKLCVQYDSKLLIDEAHAFGVMGSAGRGESFELKEPISIISGTFGKAFGSGGAFLATDKITGKNLIQNCGAFRYTTALAPSLCASALAALNLIESNPNWGSELKEKSNALRDRLSQVGWQRPAGEGPIISIILGSDRLAMDYQERLEAQGLLTVAIRPPTVPEGKSRLRLVIRRNTPDQAFERLIEILKNK, encoded by the coding sequence ATGCCTGAAATCCCTAATTCTAGAATTCGTAAACTCAGGACTTGGGCTCCAGGAAAAAGATCATCAGAATTGATTGGGGAAGATGAAAATAAAAATCAAATCACACTAATTGACCTAGCAAGTAATGACTATCTAGACCTAGCAAGACATCCATTACTAATTGAGGCGGCCAGACATACCTTAGAAACTGATGGGGTTGGTTCTGGAGGATCAAGATTTATTACCGGCAGTAGAAATATTCATCAAAAACTTGAAACGAAGCTTGCTGAATGGCTTGATCGTGAGATTGTCCTAATTTACCCGAGTGGTTTCCAGGCGAATCTGGCTGCAGTTTTAGCACTTTCTGATCGTCATACTACTGTTATTTGTGATCGTCTGATACACCATTCTCTACTCGTTGGAGTCAAAGCGAGTGGAGCAAAGCTCTTTAGATTCAAACACAATAATTTATCTGAACTAGAAAAGCTTTTAAAAAAATCTAGACAAAACAATCCTCGAAAACAACCTCTAGTAATTACTGAAAGCCTTTTCAGCATGGAGGGTACAACAGCTCCTATAAAAGAAATTTCAAAGCTATGCGTTCAATACGATTCAAAGTTATTGATAGATGAAGCTCACGCGTTTGGAGTCATGGGTTCCGCAGGAAGAGGTGAGTCATTTGAACTCAAAGAACCAATTTCAATTATCAGTGGAACTTTCGGTAAAGCGTTTGGAAGTGGAGGAGCATTTCTAGCAACAGATAAGATAACAGGAAAAAATCTCATACAAAACTGTGGAGCATTTCGCTATACCACTGCATTAGCTCCTTCACTCTGTGCAAGTGCTTTAGCTGCATTAAATCTAATTGAAAGCAACCCTAACTGGGGTAGCGAACTGAAAGAGAAATCAAACGCTTTAAGAGACAGATTGTCTCAAGTTGGTTGGCAACGACCTGCTGGTGAAGGCCCAATAATCTCCATAATTCTTGGTTCAGACAGATTAGCCATGGATTATCAAGAAAGACTTGAGGCACAAGGCCTGCTAACTGTTGCGATCCGTCCACCAACTGTCCCCGAAGGTAAATCGAGACTCAGATTAGTGATCAGGCGAAATACACCAGATCAGGCTTTCGAAAGACTTATCGAAATTCTTAAAAACAAATGA
- a CDS encoding methyltransferase domain-containing protein: MQKIWSSQVNKNFNEAALSYDESASIQKSTALKLAKICSHHSIKHGLWVDLGSGTGLLAKSLEDIHPNQYVVRLDNSKKMIDQHSEKSVKQLWDLNNGLPKWSKKPNLLASSFVLHWLDNPQKKLEEWFNSLSLDGWIALAIPIQGSFPEWYEAAEKANLICTALDLPSYDSLIRVVPKQSILYDKIEVIKQTAKKATSLLKPMVKVGAQSSQKEQLSVSDWRHLLSFWPISNKDQQVSLSWSIQFLLIKR; the protein is encoded by the coding sequence ATGCAAAAAATATGGTCTAGCCAAGTTAATAAGAACTTTAATGAAGCTGCATTAAGTTATGACGAATCAGCATCAATTCAAAAAAGTACTGCTTTAAAACTTGCAAAAATATGTTCTCATCATTCAATTAAACATGGACTATGGGTTGACCTTGGTTCTGGCACTGGACTACTCGCCAAATCATTAGAAGATATACATCCAAACCAATATGTAGTGAGATTGGATAATTCTAAAAAGATGATTGATCAACATTCAGAAAAGAGTGTTAAACAACTTTGGGATTTAAATAATGGGCTACCTAAGTGGTCTAAAAAACCAAATTTATTAGCTTCAAGTTTTGTTTTACATTGGCTAGATAATCCACAAAAGAAACTTGAGGAATGGTTCAATTCTCTAAGCTTAGATGGATGGATTGCTTTAGCAATCCCAATCCAAGGAAGTTTCCCAGAATGGTATGAAGCTGCCGAAAAGGCAAATTTAATATGTACGGCTCTTGATTTACCATCATACGACTCACTGATTAGAGTCGTTCCAAAACAAAGTATTTTATATGATAAAATTGAAGTTATCAAACAAACTGCTAAGAAGGCGACCTCTTTATTAAAACCGATGGTCAAGGTCGGGGCACAAAGTAGTCAGAAGGAACAATTAAGTGTTTCAGATTGGAGACATCTATTATCTTTTTGGCCAATTTCCAACAAAGATCAACAAGTAAGCCTTAGTTGGTCAATTCAGTTTTTATTAATAAAGCGATGA
- the bioD gene encoding dethiobiotin synthase, with protein sequence MSTFSKRIIICGTDTDVGKTIVSSFLVQGLKGIYWKPIQSGTEEGTDTKTVCNLLSLEPNSYLPERYKFKAPVSPHWAAEQESAFIEPSNLKLPDLDELIIIETAGGLMVPLNRDWLQIDQLKAWGAPIILVARTGLGTLNHTLLSLEALKHRNLEVLGIVLNGPPHKDNPKTLEQFGDTKILASLPIFDEVNAKVLSQEWHKQQLDQKLKRYIQN encoded by the coding sequence ATGAGTACTTTCTCTAAAAGAATTATCATTTGTGGTACAGATACAGATGTAGGTAAAACGATAGTTAGTAGTTTTCTCGTCCAAGGTCTTAAAGGTATCTACTGGAAACCCATTCAAAGTGGAACAGAGGAAGGCACAGATACCAAAACTGTTTGCAATCTCTTAAGTCTCGAACCTAACAGCTATCTTCCTGAAAGATATAAATTCAAGGCTCCTGTCTCTCCACATTGGGCTGCAGAACAAGAGTCTGCTTTTATTGAACCAAGTAATTTAAAATTACCTGACTTGGATGAATTAATAATTATAGAGACGGCAGGTGGTTTAATGGTTCCTTTAAATCGAGATTGGCTACAAATAGACCAATTAAAGGCTTGGGGAGCTCCAATAATTCTTGTGGCCAGAACCGGTCTTGGCACCCTCAATCACACCTTGTTAAGTCTAGAAGCCTTGAAACATAGAAATTTAGAGGTATTAGGAATAGTATTAAACGGCCCTCCACATAAAGATAATCCGAAGACTCTAGAACAATTTGGAGATACTAAAATTCTTGCAAGTCTTCCTATCTTTGACGAAGTCAATGCAAAAGTACTTTCACAAGAATGGCATAAACAGCAATTAGATCAAAAGCTTAAAAGATACATTCAAAACTAA
- the bioA gene encoding adenosylmethionine--8-amino-7-oxononanoate transaminase yields MKQEEKLNLMNEKENSNQTIQNPHIWPPFTQLTSSKPQLLVEKAKGALLLPKNRAPIIDGISSWWVTLHGHANEYIAKAIATQAEQLEQIIFADFTHPQAELLANRLSKLTGLEKLFFSDNGSTAVEVALKMARQWWKNKGDNRSQIIAFEGAYHGDTFGAMAVGERNIFSEPFDQMLFPVSRVPWPETWWGDEDFERREKEVLETLDHLLKTPTIAVIIEPLVQGAGGMRMVRSEFLVEVEKRIRHANSLLITDEVLTGFGRCGELFAFQRAGLKPDLISLSKGLTGGFLPMGVTMSSKKISEGFLGEDPKQTFWHGHSFTANPLGCAAANASLDLLERSPQKYLDFESRHLPHLQKIVKDPRIECPRITGTIAAFNIKVKANKGYLNSVGKIMKASALSVGVFIRPLGDVVYLMPPLCITDQELEKCYFGIQEGLNALS; encoded by the coding sequence ATGAAACAAGAGGAAAAACTAAATTTGATGAATGAGAAAGAAAATTCAAATCAAACTATTCAGAATCCTCATATATGGCCACCATTCACTCAACTTACATCCTCTAAGCCTCAATTATTGGTTGAAAAAGCCAAAGGTGCCCTTTTACTTCCTAAAAACAGAGCTCCAATAATCGATGGCATAAGTAGCTGGTGGGTCACCCTTCATGGTCATGCAAATGAATATATTGCTAAGGCTATCGCAACTCAAGCAGAGCAATTAGAGCAAATTATCTTTGCAGATTTCACTCATCCTCAAGCTGAGCTATTAGCTAATCGACTAAGTAAATTAACAGGCCTAGAAAAGTTATTCTTTTCAGATAATGGCTCTACAGCAGTAGAAGTAGCTTTAAAAATGGCTCGTCAATGGTGGAAAAATAAAGGGGATAATAGATCTCAAATCATTGCATTCGAAGGTGCCTACCATGGCGATACATTCGGAGCCATGGCAGTAGGCGAACGCAATATATTTAGCGAGCCTTTTGATCAAATGCTATTTCCTGTTAGCAGAGTCCCTTGGCCTGAAACATGGTGGGGGGATGAAGATTTTGAAAGACGAGAAAAGGAGGTTTTAGAAACTCTTGATCACCTCCTAAAGACACCAACTATTGCTGTAATTATTGAGCCATTAGTACAAGGGGCTGGAGGGATGCGAATGGTTCGTTCAGAATTTTTAGTAGAAGTCGAAAAAAGAATTCGCCATGCAAATTCTTTACTTATCACAGATGAAGTATTAACTGGCTTTGGAAGGTGTGGAGAACTATTTGCTTTTCAAAGAGCAGGATTAAAGCCAGACCTTATATCACTCTCAAAAGGATTAACCGGTGGATTCCTTCCAATGGGAGTGACTATGTCCAGCAAAAAGATTTCCGAAGGTTTCCTTGGGGAAGATCCCAAGCAAACCTTTTGGCACGGCCACAGTTTTACAGCGAATCCATTAGGCTGTGCAGCTGCAAATGCTAGCTTAGATCTTTTAGAAAGATCTCCTCAAAAATATTTAGATTTTGAATCACGTCACCTACCACATCTACAAAAAATAGTTAAAGATCCAAGAATTGAATGTCCTAGAATCACAGGAACCATTGCTGCTTTTAATATTAAAGTGAAAGCCAATAAAGGGTATTTAAATTCAGTTGGGAAAATCATGAAAGCGAGTGCATTGAGTGTTGGTGTTTTCATTAGGCCATTAGGAGATGTAGTTTATCTAATGCCACCACTATGTATCACAGACCAAGAATTAGAGAAATGCTATTTTGGAATCCAAGAGGGCTTAAATGCTCTATCCTAA
- a CDS encoding J domain-containing protein, which yields MAPSSNCYELLGVSPSANNAELRKAFRELSKRLHPDTTSLPSDEATRQFQNVCEAYDLLSDPVLRANYDLSIERNNNLISQSKEPYLTNIKPVQFSKSIGVRRPLSGGELFSLLLLITSIFLSLALGVFISLLRGGNLDFTPSWLM from the coding sequence TTGGCCCCTTCTTCCAATTGTTACGAACTGCTTGGTGTTTCTCCTTCTGCTAATAATGCAGAGCTTAGAAAAGCTTTCCGTGAATTAAGTAAGCGGCTTCATCCTGATACGACATCTTTACCAAGTGATGAAGCAACAAGGCAATTTCAAAATGTCTGTGAGGCTTATGATTTATTAAGCGATCCTGTTCTAAGGGCTAACTATGACTTGTCTATAGAGAGAAATAATAATCTTATAAGTCAGAGCAAAGAACCTTATTTAACAAATATAAAACCTGTACAGTTTTCTAAATCGATAGGAGTAAGGCGACCGTTATCAGGTGGAGAATTGTTTTCACTTCTTCTTTTAATTACTTCTATTTTCTTGAGCCTGGCTTTAGGAGTATTTATTTCTTTATTAAGAGGTGGAAACTTGGATTTTACTCCAAGTTGGTTGATGTAG
- the rsmG gene encoding 16S rRNA (guanine(527)-N(7))-methyltransferase RsmG, with amino-acid sequence MSTDKKNRTASHLMIWNELKWAPSEKQLAQFIHLQELLKEWNKKINLTRLVDGDDFWTAQVCDSLLPLYEELQHPEVSHKYIDIGSGCGFPGIAIAIAMPNSNITLLDSSSKKTTFLKEVSKEIGLDSRIKVVTERAEEAGRNPIFRSNFDYAIARAVASANVVAEYLVPFLNSTGQALIFKGSWSETEQQILKKALAELNAEIQRTHEFILPNNRGIRNIIRINSTNKCPHQYPRSIGKPKKQPLGY; translated from the coding sequence ATGTCTACTGATAAAAAAAACAGAACAGCAAGTCATCTCATGATATGGAATGAGCTTAAATGGGCGCCAAGTGAAAAACAATTAGCTCAATTCATCCACTTGCAAGAATTACTGAAAGAATGGAATAAGAAGATCAACCTTACTCGTTTAGTCGATGGAGATGATTTCTGGACTGCACAAGTATGCGATAGCTTGTTGCCACTATATGAAGAACTTCAACATCCGGAAGTTTCTCATAAATATATTGATATTGGTTCTGGCTGTGGATTTCCTGGTATAGCCATAGCTATAGCAATGCCAAATTCAAATATTACTCTTTTAGATTCTTCAAGTAAAAAAACAACTTTTCTGAAAGAAGTTTCTAAAGAGATTGGATTGGATTCTCGGATAAAAGTCGTAACCGAACGTGCTGAGGAAGCAGGAAGGAATCCAATCTTTCGAAGTAATTTTGACTATGCCATTGCAAGAGCAGTTGCTTCTGCAAATGTAGTAGCAGAATATCTCGTACCTTTTTTAAATTCAACAGGTCAGGCTCTCATATTCAAAGGAAGCTGGAGTGAAACAGAGCAACAAATACTAAAAAAAGCTTTAGCTGAACTGAATGCAGAGATCCAAAGAACACATGAATTCATACTCCCTAACAATCGCGGTATTAGAAATATTATTAGGATTAATTCTACTAATAAATGTCCCCATCAATACCCAAGATCAATTGGTAAACCCAAAAAACAGCCTTTAGGCTACTAA
- a CDS encoding aldo/keto reductase: MPKNKDSKNNSIPRRRFGRTEIQIPVLSLGGMRFQQSWKDLDPKEINNQQQEILQKTISYAAQKGMHHIETARHYGTSERQIGWAFDQIDDPKRILQTKVPPNNDPSIFEQELELSMSRLGSKKIDLLAIHGINLPEHLDMTIRPNGCLQIVRRWQKDGLIGHVGFSTHANVDLIIKTIETGFFDYVNLHWYFIRQENEKALQAADANDLGVFIISPTDKGGHLHTPSLKLLDLCSPLHPIEFNDLFCLRDKRIHTLSVGASSPEDLDIHLSAISKMDTMHGVINTIEKRLINASYKSLGESWLTTWNIGLPRWDQTPGEINIPTLLWLNNLLEAWDMESFVKDRYGLLGRGGHWFPGANADCLDCEVSEDDLKKVLINSPWSSEIPSVLRKLKDRLGGERRDRLWGI; encoded by the coding sequence GTGCCAAAAAATAAAGATAGTAAAAACAATTCAATTCCTAGAAGAAGATTTGGGCGAACTGAGATTCAGATACCAGTCTTATCTCTGGGAGGGATGCGCTTTCAACAAAGCTGGAAGGATTTAGATCCTAAAGAGATCAATAATCAACAACAAGAAATCTTGCAAAAAACTATTAGCTATGCCGCTCAAAAAGGTATGCATCATATAGAAACTGCTCGTCATTATGGAACATCAGAACGCCAGATAGGCTGGGCCTTCGATCAAATCGATGACCCAAAAAGAATATTACAAACGAAAGTACCACCAAATAATGATCCTTCGATATTCGAGCAAGAACTTGAGTTGAGCATGAGTAGATTAGGTTCCAAAAAAATTGATTTATTAGCTATTCATGGTATCAACCTTCCTGAACACTTAGATATGACTATTCGTCCTAATGGATGTCTACAAATTGTTCGTCGTTGGCAAAAAGATGGTCTCATTGGTCATGTTGGCTTCTCAACTCATGCAAACGTTGACCTGATAATTAAAACAATTGAAACAGGTTTTTTTGATTATGTTAATTTGCATTGGTATTTTATTCGTCAGGAAAACGAAAAAGCTTTGCAAGCAGCGGATGCTAATGATTTGGGGGTTTTTATTATAAGTCCTACTGATAAGGGAGGTCATTTACATACACCGTCATTAAAACTTTTAGATTTATGTAGTCCTTTGCATCCAATAGAATTTAACGATCTGTTTTGTTTGAGGGATAAAAGAATTCATACATTAAGTGTTGGAGCTTCCAGTCCTGAAGATCTGGATATTCATTTAAGTGCGATTTCTAAAATGGACACCATGCATGGGGTAATTAATACCATTGAAAAGCGACTAATAAATGCCTCGTATAAATCGCTTGGAGAGTCATGGTTGACTACTTGGAATATAGGTCTTCCTCGCTGGGACCAAACTCCAGGAGAGATAAATATACCTACTTTATTATGGCTAAACAATTTATTAGAGGCTTGGGATATGGAAAGCTTTGTTAAAGATCGTTATGGTCTTTTAGGGAGAGGGGGACATTGGTTTCCAGGGGCAAACGCAGATTGCTTGGATTGTGAAGTGAGTGAGGATGACTTGAAAAAAGTTTTGATTAATAGCCCTTGGAGCTCTGAAATACCTTCTGTACTTAGAAAATTGAAAGATAGATTGGGAGGGGAAAGAAGAGATAGATTATGGGGGATTTAG
- a CDS encoding ferredoxin: MTFDPRAAFETRSIEYQPSNGIYDPNLAFEAANNEDFELSGRDPVLGGRLREKAVWVDERKCIGCTYCSSVATNTFAMEPEEGRARAFRQDGDSDELIQEAIDTCPVDCIDWVSFEDLIKLKEVIKNHNFRNLGLPPVT; encoded by the coding sequence TTGACTTTTGATCCTAGAGCTGCTTTTGAAACTAGGTCTATTGAATATCAGCCATCAAATGGTATTTATGATCCAAATCTTGCATTCGAAGCAGCTAATAATGAAGATTTCGAGCTTAGTGGTAGAGATCCAGTTCTAGGAGGGAGGTTAAGGGAAAAAGCTGTTTGGGTTGATGAGAGGAAATGTATTGGCTGTACATACTGCAGCTCGGTTGCTACGAATACTTTTGCAATGGAGCCAGAAGAAGGTAGAGCAAGAGCTTTTAGGCAAGATGGAGATAGTGATGAATTAATACAAGAAGCCATAGATACCTGCCCAGTTGATTGCATAGATTGGGTTTCTTTTGAAGATTTAATTAAATTGAAGGAAGTTATAAAAAATCATAATTTTAGGAATTTAGGGTTACCACCTGTTACTTGA
- a CDS encoding DUF1257 domain-containing protein translates to MSHFSTVKTQLRKKEFLKQALIDLGYIPNEGENLVRGYRGQTVKAQMTVEMSKGADIGFRWNEGSKSYELVTDLDLWKQSIPIERFLAQVTQRYALNTVLNSTAREGFQVSEQKQNIDGSIELVVTRWDS, encoded by the coding sequence ATGTCACATTTCAGCACAGTAAAAACCCAACTTCGTAAAAAAGAGTTTCTAAAACAAGCTCTTATTGACTTAGGTTATATACCTAACGAAGGTGAAAATTTGGTTAGAGGTTACAGAGGTCAAACAGTTAAGGCTCAAATGACTGTTGAGATGAGTAAGGGAGCAGATATTGGATTTCGTTGGAATGAAGGGTCAAAATCATATGAACTAGTAACTGATCTTGACCTCTGGAAACAATCAATACCAATAGAAAGATTCTTAGCTCAAGTCACTCAGCGTTATGCTCTTAATACTGTTCTTAATTCAACAGCTAGAGAGGGATTTCAAGTATCTGAGCAAAAACAAAATATAGATGGATCAATAGAATTAGTTGTCACTCGCTGGGATTCTTAG
- a CDS encoding DUF2997 domain-containing protein encodes MPQRTLRFKIRQDGRVEETVEGLVGEACIDLTEKLEDALGTVERREPTSDTFLREKVQKQTISAEIH; translated from the coding sequence ATGCCACAACGAACATTGCGTTTCAAAATTCGACAAGATGGACGGGTTGAAGAAACCGTTGAGGGTCTTGTTGGTGAAGCATGTATCGATTTAACTGAGAAGCTTGAGGATGCCTTAGGCACCGTTGAGAGAAGAGAACCAACCTCCGATACCTTTCTTCGTGAAAAGGTTCAAAAACAGACTATTTCTGCAGAAATTCACTGA
- a CDS encoding HEAT repeat domain-containing protein, with translation MSDVNQNLSKEGLANLAIDPDLLARELAAQLAGDPLDEIELDKTDEDLVNSSKECDIALKWLQSGNEERLQGLRVFCEHRDSRALPFLLPLLDEPSPVVRMSAVYALGRNPCPQAIDLLLHLLRFDSNAYVRKATAWSLGNYSNAPVLEPLINALKQDVAAVRLWASSSLAEVGLNSLESSLPAANQLLESLQIDGEPIVRSNCIWSLGRLYIHLSEEIKIHIVEAFISVLLNDREPSVRYEARTALEQLDNQEVQKKLKSLIDDGQLV, from the coding sequence ATGAGTGATGTAAATCAAAATTTAAGTAAAGAAGGGTTGGCAAATTTGGCCATAGACCCTGATCTCTTGGCTCGAGAACTAGCTGCTCAGTTGGCTGGGGATCCTTTAGATGAAATTGAACTAGATAAAACTGATGAAGATCTAGTGAATTCATCAAAAGAGTGTGATATTGCATTGAAATGGCTTCAATCTGGAAATGAAGAAAGACTTCAAGGCCTAAGAGTTTTTTGTGAACACAGAGATTCTAGAGCTCTTCCATTTTTACTCCCTTTACTTGACGAACCCTCTCCAGTTGTGAGGATGAGCGCTGTTTATGCTTTAGGTAGAAATCCTTGTCCCCAAGCTATTGACCTTCTATTGCATTTATTGAGATTCGATAGTAATGCTTATGTGCGAAAAGCTACTGCTTGGAGTCTTGGAAATTACTCAAATGCCCCCGTTCTAGAACCTCTGATTAATGCTTTAAAACAAGATGTTGCTGCTGTTCGACTTTGGGCATCCAGTTCTTTAGCAGAGGTTGGTCTCAATTCATTAGAAAGCTCTTTGCCAGCAGCAAATCAATTACTTGAAAGTTTACAAATTGATGGGGAACCAATAGTTAGGAGTAATTGTATTTGGTCTCTTGGTCGCCTTTACATTCATTTGAGTGAGGAAATCAAAATTCACATAGTAGAGGCTTTTATTTCTGTTTTATTGAATGACCGTGAGCCTTCTGTCAGGTATGAAGCAAGGACAGCTTTGGAGCAATTGGACAATCAAGAGGTACAAAAAAAATTAAAATCATTAATTGATGATGGTCAATTGGTTTAA
- a CDS encoding sodium:solute symporter family protein, with translation MTLIDWFILFVYLIFSLVLGIYISLKNHNEADYFVAGRRLNGLLAGMSMAATTFSIDTPLYVAGVIGTRGLAGNWEWWSFGLAHVAMTVIFAPLWRRSGVLTDAAFTELRYGGQAAAYLRGIKAFLLSVPINCIGIGYAFLAMRKVAESLGVVDGHIVFGPFTDTILLMILVALFLLVYTVLGGLWAVVVNDFVQLVLALLGAFAVCFVALDASGGMTNLLTKLEALDRPELLSLFPWTFNKNGFNWLDSSGISITTFFAFISLQWWSFRRSDGGGEFIQRLLATKDEKQATLAGIVFLIVNYLVRSWLWILVGLAGLVLLPQQADWELSYPNLAVTYLPPVGLGLVVVSLVAAFMSTVSTSINWGASYLAHDLYKRFVRPFAGPREMIFMGQLASILLLLIGVLTALLSNSIGSMFRLVIAIGTGPGAVLVLRWFWWRVNALAELSAMLSGFFIGLITSVSPYFIIEDFGKRLLFTTSFSAVIWLLTLFFTEPESDETLNNFVMQVKPPGPGWSKIRKKLNIDPVDSFSVLGCRFILGSCILYGGLLSIGAFLLHQERSAWIALSIAVSSVFLMKKTRLITQ, from the coding sequence ATGACATTAATTGATTGGTTTATTTTATTTGTTTATTTGATCTTTTCCTTGGTATTAGGAATTTATATATCTCTAAAAAATCATAATGAAGCAGACTATTTTGTTGCTGGTCGTCGTCTTAATGGATTGCTTGCAGGTATGTCTATGGCTGCAACAACGTTTTCGATTGACACACCTCTTTATGTGGCCGGAGTTATTGGGACTCGAGGCTTGGCAGGAAACTGGGAGTGGTGGAGTTTTGGCCTTGCTCATGTTGCTATGACGGTTATATTCGCTCCACTGTGGAGGCGTAGTGGAGTATTGACTGACGCAGCCTTTACTGAATTACGTTATGGGGGGCAAGCAGCAGCTTACTTAAGAGGTATAAAAGCTTTTTTACTCTCAGTTCCAATCAATTGTATTGGGATTGGTTATGCTTTCTTAGCAATGCGTAAAGTGGCTGAATCATTAGGTGTGGTAGATGGACATATTGTATTCGGACCCTTTACTGACACGATACTTTTAATGATTTTAGTTGCTTTGTTTTTGCTTGTTTACACTGTACTAGGCGGACTTTGGGCAGTAGTCGTTAATGATTTTGTACAACTTGTATTAGCTCTTTTAGGCGCATTTGCTGTTTGCTTTGTGGCACTTGATGCTTCAGGTGGTATGACGAATTTGTTAACAAAGTTAGAGGCATTAGATCGACCTGAGCTGCTTTCTTTATTTCCATGGACATTCAACAAAAATGGTTTCAATTGGTTGGATAGCTCAGGAATAAGTATTACTACTTTCTTCGCTTTTATTTCTTTGCAGTGGTGGAGTTTCAGACGTAGTGATGGTGGTGGGGAATTTATTCAACGTTTATTGGCTACAAAAGATGAAAAACAAGCAACTTTGGCAGGAATAGTTTTTTTAATTGTTAATTATCTTGTTCGCAGTTGGCTTTGGATTTTAGTTGGCTTAGCTGGTTTAGTCCTCTTGCCTCAACAAGCTGACTGGGAATTAAGTTATCCAAACCTTGCTGTTACATACTTACCACCCGTTGGACTTGGATTAGTCGTAGTTTCATTGGTCGCTGCATTTATGAGCACCGTAAGTACCTCAATCAATTGGGGGGCAAGTTATCTTGCACATGATCTTTATAAGAGATTTGTGAGGCCATTCGCTGGGCCTAGAGAAATGATTTTTATGGGCCAGCTAGCAAGTATTTTGTTGCTTCTAATTGGAGTCCTCACGGCTTTATTAAGTAACAGTATTGGTTCAATGTTTAGACTTGTTATTGCGATAGGTACAGGCCCAGGTGCTGTGCTTGTCCTTCGGTGGTTTTGGTGGCGAGTTAATGCTCTAGCGGAACTTTCGGCAATGCTGAGTGGTTTTTTTATAGGCTTAATTACTTCAGTTTCGCCTTATTTCATAATTGAAGATTTTGGAAAAAGACTTTTATTCACAACTTCATTTTCAGCCGTGATTTGGCTGCTTACCTTATTTTTCACTGAGCCAGAGTCTGACGAGACACTCAATAACTTTGTAATGCAGGTAAAACCTCCAGGCCCTGGCTGGAGCAAAATACGGAAGAAATTGAATATTGATCCAGTTGATTCTTTTTCAGTGCTTGGATGTCGCTTCATTTTAGGCTCATGTATTCTCTATGGAGGCTTACTCAGTATTGGAGCTTTCTTATTACATCAAGAAAGGAGCGCTTGGATTGCACTCTCCATTGCGGTCAGTTCTGTGTTTTTAATGAAGAAAACAAGACTAATAACTCAATAA